From Streptomyces griseorubiginosus, one genomic window encodes:
- a CDS encoding SLATT domain-containing protein produces MAQPEMQPEGPPQDGRADLAGRTFPLGDWGEPAVRLDELYRWVERGALETASWYLADRVWKRRGARALRGGAAAGAVTGAVLPLLGLTGVAGTRVAAWGYLGLLLAVACVAVDRYFGVTSGWIRDVATAQAVQRRLQVLQFDWASESVREVLGPTEGTAAEATERCLGVLRRFSEDVTELIRVETADWIVEFRNGSTPMGIQGAVTSGGRQDPGHAQGRFPLPPGPPARPNMPRQRPPEPR; encoded by the coding sequence GTGGCTCAGCCGGAGATGCAGCCCGAGGGCCCGCCTCAGGACGGGCGGGCGGATCTGGCCGGGCGGACGTTTCCGCTCGGCGACTGGGGCGAGCCAGCCGTGCGGCTGGACGAGCTGTACCGGTGGGTGGAGCGCGGGGCGCTGGAGACGGCGTCCTGGTATCTCGCGGACCGGGTGTGGAAGCGGCGCGGCGCGCGGGCCCTGCGGGGCGGGGCCGCGGCGGGGGCGGTGACCGGGGCGGTGCTGCCGCTGCTGGGCCTGACGGGGGTGGCCGGGACCCGGGTCGCGGCCTGGGGGTATCTCGGGCTGCTGCTCGCGGTGGCCTGTGTCGCCGTCGACCGCTACTTCGGGGTGACGTCCGGGTGGATAAGGGACGTGGCCACCGCGCAGGCCGTGCAGCGGCGGCTCCAGGTGCTCCAGTTCGACTGGGCGTCGGAGAGCGTCCGGGAGGTCCTCGGGCCGACGGAGGGCACGGCCGCGGAGGCCACGGAGCGGTGCCTGGGAGTGCTGCGGCGCTTCTCCGAGGACGTGACGGAGCTCATCCGGGTGGAGACCGCCGACTGGATCGTGGAGTTCCGCAACGGCTCGACGCCCATGGGCATCCAGGGCGCGGTGACCTCCGGCGGCCGCCAGGACCCCGGCCACGCCCAGGGCCGCTTCCCCCTCCCCCCGGGCCCCCCGGCGAGACCGAACATGCCCCGCCAACGGCCACCGGAGCCGCGCTGA
- a CDS encoding MarR family winged helix-turn-helix transcriptional regulator, protein MSRERQDLLSRSALGVFRLNGRFLSVADELAGPAGLTAAWWQVLGAVLGQPLPVAGIAREMGITRQSVQRIADLLVERGLAEYRPNPAHRRAKLLAPTEEGLAAVRRIDPGHAAFADRLADAFGEDELADAVRMLERLSKVLDQLSTDGGRT, encoded by the coding sequence GTGAGCCGGGAACGACAGGACCTGCTCAGCCGCAGCGCGCTCGGGGTCTTCCGGCTCAACGGCCGGTTCCTGTCCGTGGCCGACGAGTTGGCGGGCCCCGCCGGGCTCACCGCCGCCTGGTGGCAGGTGCTCGGGGCGGTGCTGGGGCAGCCGCTGCCGGTCGCCGGGATCGCCCGGGAGATGGGCATCACCCGGCAGAGCGTGCAGCGGATCGCCGATCTGCTGGTGGAGCGCGGGCTGGCCGAGTACCGGCCCAACCCCGCCCACCGGCGCGCCAAGCTCCTCGCGCCGACCGAGGAGGGGCTGGCTGCCGTACGGCGGATCGACCCGGGGCACGCGGCCTTCGCCGACCGGCTCGCGGACGCCTTCGGCGAGGACGAACTCGCCGACGCCGTACGGATGTTGGAGCGGCTGAGCAAGGTGCTCGACCAGCTCTCGACGGACGGCGGACGGACGTAG
- a CDS encoding type 1 glutamine amidotransferase family protein: MTSKPVHLAVYDTFADWETGHATAYLARAGYEIRTVGPSREPVTSIGGLRVQPARALDHVRPSDSSLLILPGADLWDTSDDLAPFARKAREFLAAGVPVAAICGATAGLAREGLLDDRAHTSAVSFYLAATGYGGGERYVDADAVTDGGLITAGPTEPVAFAREIFRLLGVYEGEVLDAWYRLFHDSDPQAYAVLEKAAAR, translated from the coding sequence ATGACTTCGAAACCCGTGCATCTCGCCGTCTACGACACCTTCGCCGACTGGGAGACGGGCCACGCCACGGCCTACCTCGCCCGCGCCGGGTACGAGATCCGGACGGTCGGCCCGTCCAGGGAGCCGGTGACCTCCATCGGCGGCCTGCGGGTCCAGCCCGCGCGCGCCCTGGACCACGTACGGCCGTCCGACAGCTCCCTGCTGATCCTCCCGGGCGCCGATCTCTGGGACACCTCGGACGACCTCGCCCCCTTCGCCCGCAAGGCGCGGGAGTTCCTCGCCGCCGGGGTCCCGGTCGCCGCGATCTGCGGGGCCACCGCGGGACTCGCGCGCGAGGGGCTGCTCGACGACCGTGCCCACACCAGCGCCGTGTCCTTCTATCTGGCGGCCACGGGATACGGCGGCGGGGAGCGGTACGTCGACGCGGACGCCGTGACCGACGGCGGACTGATCACCGCCGGGCCCACCGAGCCCGTCGCGTTCGCCCGGGAGATCTTCCGGCTGCTGGGCGTGTACGAGGGCGAGGTGCTGGACGCCTGGTACCGGCTGTTCCACGACTCCGACCCGCAGGCCTACGCCGTGCTGGAGAAAGCGGCCGCGCGGTGA
- a CDS encoding aspartate aminotransferase family protein: MTPQPHPEVGAAVKAADRAHVFHSWSAQELIDPLAVAGAEGSYFWDYDGNRYLDFTSGLVYTNIGYQHPKVVAAIQEQAARMTTFAPAFAVEARSEAARLIAERTPGDLDKIFFTNGGADAVEHAVRMARLHTGRPKVLSAYRSYHGGTQQAVNITGDPRRWASDSATAGVVHFWAPFLYRSRFYAETEEQETARALEHLETTIAFEGPATVAAIVLETIPGTAGIMVPPPGYLAGVREICDKYGIVFVLDEVMAGFGRTGAWFAADLFDVTPDLMTFAKGVNSGYVPLGGVAISGAIAETFGKRPYPGGLTYSGHPLACAAAVATINVMAEEGVVDNAERLGTAVLEPALAELAARHPSVGEVRGVGMFWALELVKNKETREPLVPYNAAGEANAPMAAFAAAAKKQGVWPFVNMNRTHVVPPCNVGEAELKEGLAALDVALSVADEYTE; the protein is encoded by the coding sequence ATGACTCCTCAGCCACACCCCGAGGTCGGCGCCGCCGTGAAGGCCGCGGACCGTGCTCATGTGTTCCACTCCTGGTCCGCGCAGGAGCTCATCGACCCGCTCGCCGTCGCCGGTGCGGAGGGGTCGTACTTCTGGGACTACGACGGCAACCGCTATCTCGACTTCACCAGCGGGCTCGTCTACACCAACATCGGCTACCAGCACCCGAAGGTCGTCGCCGCGATACAGGAGCAGGCGGCGAGGATGACCACCTTCGCGCCCGCCTTCGCCGTCGAGGCCCGCTCGGAGGCGGCCCGGCTGATCGCCGAGCGGACCCCGGGCGACCTGGACAAGATCTTCTTCACCAACGGCGGGGCCGACGCCGTCGAGCACGCCGTGCGGATGGCCCGGCTGCACACCGGGCGGCCCAAGGTGCTCTCCGCCTACCGGTCGTACCACGGCGGCACCCAGCAGGCCGTCAACATCACCGGGGATCCCCGGCGTTGGGCCTCCGACAGCGCCACCGCCGGGGTCGTGCACTTCTGGGCGCCCTTCCTGTACCGGTCCCGCTTCTACGCCGAGACCGAGGAGCAGGAGACCGCGCGGGCGCTCGAGCACCTGGAGACGACGATCGCCTTCGAGGGGCCCGCCACCGTCGCCGCGATCGTCCTGGAGACCATCCCCGGGACCGCGGGGATCATGGTGCCGCCGCCCGGCTATCTCGCCGGGGTGCGGGAGATCTGCGACAAGTACGGGATCGTCTTCGTCCTCGACGAGGTGATGGCCGGGTTCGGGCGCACCGGTGCGTGGTTCGCCGCCGACCTGTTCGACGTCACACCCGACCTCATGACCTTCGCCAAGGGCGTCAACAGCGGATACGTGCCGCTCGGCGGGGTCGCCATCTCCGGCGCCATCGCCGAGACCTTCGGCAAGCGGCCGTATCCCGGCGGGCTCACCTACTCCGGGCACCCGCTCGCCTGCGCCGCCGCCGTCGCGACGATCAACGTCATGGCGGAGGAGGGCGTCGTCGACAACGCCGAGCGGCTCGGTACGGCCGTCCTGGAGCCGGCGCTGGCGGAGCTCGCCGCCCGCCACCCGAGCGTCGGCGAGGTGCGGGGCGTGGGCATGTTCTGGGCCCTGGAGCTCGTGAAGAACAAGGAGACCCGCGAGCCGCTCGTGCCGTACAACGCGGCCGGTGAGGCGAACGCCCCGATGGCCGCGTTCGCGGCGGCCGCGAAGAAGCAGGGCGTCTGGCCGTTCGTCAACATGAACCGGACGCATGTCGTGCCGCCGTGCAATGTCGGCGAGGCGGAACTGAAGGAAGGGCTCGCCGCGCTGGACGTCGCGCTCTCCGTGGCGGACGAGTACACGGAGTAA
- a CDS encoding GntR family transcriptional regulator, whose product MPGSSGNGAVTRSTLRQQIADALRDEVLAGRLQPGQEFTVKEIAEQYGVSATPVREALVDLSAQGLLEADQHRGFHVHEYSLDDFRGMIEARSLVTDGMFQALDAGHRILQELDEPRTAAAVAGVRRRGEEAQRAAAAGDLSVLIGYDLRFWRELSVLFGNPYLADFLHRLRVQTWVCTVQHLRRATGDLRGSLWSGHTEVADALYERDTKTARELLDAYNGHYLTLIEGLTAD is encoded by the coding sequence ATGCCCGGCAGCAGCGGTAACGGTGCCGTCACCCGCAGCACGCTGCGGCAGCAGATCGCGGACGCGCTGCGCGACGAGGTGCTGGCCGGGCGGCTCCAGCCGGGGCAGGAGTTCACCGTGAAGGAGATCGCCGAGCAGTACGGCGTCTCCGCCACCCCGGTCCGCGAGGCGCTCGTGGACCTGTCCGCGCAGGGCCTCCTGGAGGCCGACCAGCACCGCGGCTTCCACGTCCACGAGTACTCGCTCGACGACTTCCGGGGCATGATCGAGGCCCGCAGCCTGGTCACGGACGGTATGTTCCAGGCGCTCGACGCCGGCCACCGGATCCTCCAGGAGCTCGACGAACCCCGTACGGCCGCGGCCGTGGCGGGGGTACGGCGGCGTGGCGAGGAGGCCCAGCGGGCCGCCGCCGCGGGCGACCTGAGCGTACTGATCGGCTACGACCTGCGCTTCTGGCGCGAGCTGAGCGTCCTGTTCGGCAATCCCTACCTCGCCGACTTCCTGCACCGCCTGCGGGTGCAGACCTGGGTGTGCACGGTCCAGCATCTGCGCCGCGCCACCGGTGATCTGCGCGGCAGCCTGTGGTCCGGGCACACCGAGGTCGCCGACGCCCTGTACGAGCGCGACACCAAGACCGCCCGCGAGCTCCTCGACGCCTACAACGGCCACTATCTGACCCTCATCGAGGGCCTCACCGCCGACTGA
- a CDS encoding peptidase inhibitor family I36 protein codes for MKRFIAVLSAGLLATGAVLATSASAQAAACGRGNFCAWTDADFQGQKIEWTGDDGWWEGNIADQDSSWANHGISGPGIKDHVKVYASANRLGPMTICLAPGQEVGYNGVANDRGDSHTWAAGC; via the coding sequence GTGAAGCGCTTCATCGCCGTCCTGTCCGCCGGACTGCTCGCCACCGGAGCCGTCCTCGCCACCTCGGCCTCGGCCCAGGCGGCGGCCTGCGGCCGGGGGAACTTCTGCGCCTGGACCGACGCCGACTTCCAGGGCCAGAAGATCGAGTGGACCGGCGACGACGGCTGGTGGGAGGGCAACATCGCCGACCAGGACTCCTCCTGGGCCAACCACGGCATCTCGGGTCCCGGCATCAAGGACCACGTCAAGGTGTACGCGTCCGCCAACCGGCTCGGCCCCATGACCATCTGTCTCGCCCCCGGCCAGGAGGTCGGCTACAACGGCGTGGCCAACGACCGCGGCGACTCCCACACCTGGGCGGCCGGCTGCTGA
- a CDS encoding bifunctional metallophosphatase/5'-nucleotidase, with protein MPVSPMNRRAFVKKSAVTGAAVAVAGTAGAPAAQAAEHKPAKAPKTWTFSILGTTDLHSHVFDWDYYLDAAYSDKAGNSVGVARVATLVKQQRAAKGEEHVLLVDAGDIIQGTSLAYYFARVQPITDKGAPKHPMAVAMNHMRYDAAALGNHEFNYGIEVLRKFESQCRFPLLGANALDAKTLRPAFQPYTVKRICVPGAPDIKVGILGLTNPGIALWDKDNVSGKMVFPGLVEQAKKYVPRLRALGCDVVFLTDHSGLDGSSSYGDELPYVENASNLVAQQVPGIDAILVGHTHVEVPSYTVKNEETGEDVLLSEPYCWGYRLSVFDFELELVHGQWKVTKKTAQTLNPNTVDEDPEIKKLLEADHELVVKYVNTPVGTCTEDLSAAESCWKDVPIMDFIHQVQMDTVKAGLSTADAALPLISVAAPFSRTADIPAGSVTIKDIAGLYIYDNTLYGKKLTGAQLKDYLEYAAKYYHQVPAGTKVDTATLTNANSFWDYMYDTAAGVSYDIDIAAAEGSRVKNLSYNGTSVADDQVFVVAVNNYRANGGSGYPHIAAADIAYSSTNEIRQLMIDYVTAKGALDPKDFAVTNWRLTQDGTPVF; from the coding sequence ATGCCCGTCAGTCCCATGAACCGCCGTGCGTTCGTGAAGAAGTCGGCCGTCACCGGTGCCGCCGTGGCCGTCGCGGGGACGGCGGGAGCGCCCGCCGCCCAGGCCGCCGAGCACAAGCCCGCCAAGGCCCCGAAGACCTGGACCTTCTCCATCCTCGGCACCACCGACCTGCACAGCCACGTCTTCGACTGGGACTACTACCTGGACGCCGCCTACAGCGACAAGGCCGGCAACTCCGTCGGTGTCGCCCGCGTCGCCACCCTCGTCAAGCAGCAGCGCGCGGCCAAGGGCGAGGAGCACGTGCTGCTCGTCGACGCCGGCGACATCATCCAGGGCACCTCCCTGGCCTACTACTTCGCCCGCGTGCAGCCCATCACCGACAAGGGCGCCCCGAAGCACCCGATGGCCGTCGCCATGAACCACATGCGCTACGACGCGGCCGCCCTCGGCAACCACGAGTTCAACTACGGCATCGAGGTGCTCAGGAAGTTCGAGAGCCAGTGCCGCTTCCCGCTGCTGGGCGCCAACGCCCTCGACGCGAAGACGCTGAGGCCCGCCTTCCAGCCGTACACCGTCAAGCGGATCTGCGTGCCGGGCGCCCCCGACATCAAGGTCGGCATCCTCGGCCTCACCAACCCCGGCATCGCCCTGTGGGACAAGGACAACGTCAGCGGGAAGATGGTCTTCCCGGGCCTGGTCGAGCAGGCCAAGAAGTACGTGCCCCGGCTGCGCGCCCTCGGCTGTGACGTCGTCTTCCTGACCGACCACTCGGGCCTGGACGGCAGTTCGTCGTACGGCGACGAGCTCCCGTACGTCGAGAACGCCTCCAACCTCGTCGCCCAGCAGGTCCCCGGCATCGACGCCATCCTGGTCGGCCACACCCACGTCGAGGTGCCGTCGTACACCGTGAAGAACGAGGAGACCGGCGAGGACGTGCTGCTCTCCGAGCCGTACTGCTGGGGCTACCGGCTGAGTGTCTTCGACTTCGAGCTGGAACTCGTGCACGGGCAGTGGAAGGTCACCAAGAAGACCGCGCAGACCCTCAACCCCAACACGGTCGACGAGGACCCGGAGATCAAGAAGCTCCTGGAGGCCGACCACGAGCTGGTCGTGAAGTACGTCAACACCCCGGTCGGCACCTGTACCGAGGACCTCTCGGCCGCCGAGTCCTGCTGGAAGGACGTCCCCATCATGGACTTCATCCACCAGGTGCAGATGGACACGGTGAAAGCGGGGCTCTCGACCGCCGACGCCGCCCTCCCGCTGATCTCGGTCGCCGCGCCCTTCTCCCGCACCGCGGACATCCCGGCCGGCAGCGTGACCATCAAGGACATCGCCGGGCTCTACATCTACGACAACACCCTCTACGGCAAGAAGCTCACCGGCGCCCAGCTCAAGGACTACCTGGAGTACGCGGCGAAGTACTACCACCAGGTCCCGGCGGGCACGAAGGTCGACACCGCGACCCTCACCAACGCCAACAGCTTCTGGGACTACATGTACGACACCGCGGCCGGTGTGTCGTACGACATCGACATCGCGGCGGCCGAGGGTTCCCGCGTCAAGAACCTCTCCTACAACGGCACTTCGGTCGCCGACGACCAGGTCTTCGTCGTCGCCGTCAACAACTACCGGGCCAACGGCGGCTCCGGCTACCCGCACATCGCCGCCGCCGACATCGCCTACAGCTCCACCAACGAGATCCGCCAGCTGATGATCGACTACGTGACGGCCAAGGGCGCCCTCGACCCGAAGGACTTCGCGGTCACCAACTGGCGGCTGACGCAGGACGGGACCCCGGTCTTCTGA
- a CDS encoding DUF4328 domain-containing protein — MTDTARRTPRTVARCAQAALAAAAVADAFRAVAVRDDYLHPSAAALHRSGTLSMVFVYTMTLATVLFLVWLARSRSNAQELSPGAALPSRGWTIGAWFVPVVNLFVPRRLVLDIGRASSASWERQRGTTLVNLWWAAWVAHAVVLVVAGRVAPGSMALLVLAEALMLAAAALLGLVIERVTAAPPGRPS; from the coding sequence ATGACGGACACCGCCCGCAGAACTCCCCGGACCGTCGCCCGCTGCGCCCAGGCGGCGCTGGCGGCGGCCGCCGTCGCGGACGCGTTCCGCGCGGTCGCCGTCCGGGATGACTACCTGCACCCCTCGGCCGCGGCCCTGCACCGGTCGGGCACCCTGTCCATGGTCTTCGTCTACACCATGACACTGGCGACCGTGCTGTTCCTCGTATGGCTCGCCCGGTCCCGGAGCAACGCCCAGGAGCTGTCCCCCGGGGCCGCGTTGCCGAGCCGGGGCTGGACGATCGGCGCGTGGTTCGTGCCGGTGGTCAACCTCTTCGTCCCGCGTCGGCTCGTCCTCGACATCGGGCGCGCGAGCTCCGCGTCCTGGGAGCGGCAGCGGGGCACGACACTGGTGAACCTGTGGTGGGCGGCCTGGGTCGCGCACGCTGTGGTGCTCGTGGTGGCGGGCCGGGTGGCCCCGGGGTCGATGGCCCTCCTCGTGCTGGCGGAGGCGCTCATGCTCGCGGCCGCCGCGCTGCTGGGGCTCGTCATCGAGCGCGTCACGGCGGCCCCTCCCGGCCGGCCGAGCTGA